The genome window GGGTCTTAGCAAAACTCTCTGCTTTAGCAGGCGTCACCATCTCGTTTTTCCAATTTGAGATCATTGTACGAATCATATCTACTTGCTCCGCATCTTCATCATGATGCATTAGCAGGTCTCTAATCAGCGCCTTGGTATCTTGATCATCAAAAATAGAAAAACCCGGCTTCAATCCCAATTTTTTGTGTTCACGGCGAATAATATTCATACCCAAATTATGGAAAGTCGACACCGTTAACCCTTTGGTCTTGCCGGGCAATAATTGCGTAACACGCTCCTTCATTTCACGAGAGGCCTTGTTCGTGAAAGTTACAGCCGCTATATATCGCGCCTCAATGCCGCACTTATTAACCAAGTAGGCAATTTTGCGTGTTATAACACTGGTCTTGCCTGAGCCCGCGCCTGCCAGCACCAATAGTGGACCACTAATATAATCAACGGCTTCTCGCTGACGGGGATTTAACTTACTCATTTGATTTGCTCGTGCTGTTTCGCGTCGGTGACAGGTAATGGAAAACCACTAAGAAAAAGCTATATAAAACACTTGTTTGATGGCTTACTGCTTCATGTTACAGTTGATTCTCTGTACAGCATTATATACAAACAAAGGACGAATGCGTTCTGTTCCGTCATTATAATTGGCTGAGGCTCTACCCAGAAAGCGGCAATGCGATATTCACATACTCTCCCTATCAAAGTTCTGGTTTATTGCCCTGATTCCTCGGCTACAGCGCACTTAACCAGTTTATTGCAGTCGCCCACTATTCACACCCAAATCGTTCAGTCTCTCACGGCGGTTAGGCGCTCACTTATCCAAGACTCAGTCAACTTGTTACTGATCTATGATACACCCGACAATGCCCTAGCTGACGGCGCTTTTTTTTATCAAGAGATTATCGATTCGGCAAAGCCTGTGGTTCTTGTGCAACCATCTATATCTCATCACGATGGTCAACGGTTATTAGAAGCCTCTTTTGCTGATTACATATCCCTCAACGGCCTTACGCAAGAAGCACTTATGCGTAGCTTTCGCTTGCTCACTCAAGCACATATAAAAGAAGCAGAAATACATTACTTAAAAGAGACCGATTGGCTGACACGTGTTCAAAACCGCACTAGCTTTTACAATACGCTAACTAAACTCATTAACAATCAGCAGGTAAAGGGAGGCGCGACCGCCTTAGTAACTGTTGATATCGATAATTTCCATGGCTTCAATCAGCGTATGGGAAACGCGGCTGGTGACAGCATCATTCGTAGCCTCTGCCATCGCTTATTGATCTGCGCACTCAATAACCCCGTTTATCGGATTGGCGGCGATGAGTTCGCTATTATTTTGGATGTTAACGATAAAACGCAAACAACCGCCGAAATTCAAAAGCTTATCAGCTCGCTAATCGATACCCTTCGCCCAGCGTTCCAACTTCATGGTGAAGAGCATATTTTAGGGGTTAGTATTGGCGTTTCTGTCGCGCCCAAACACGGGAAAAACCCCGACACCTTACTGAACCACGCCAACCAAGCGAGAGCCCGAGCTAAACACAAACACGGTTGTAGCTACTCAATATACGAGCCTAAAAAAGATCCTAAGCCCGTGTTCGACGGCCTTATCGAATCGGACTTGTGGGCCGCATTAAAATACGAGCAGTTTGCTCTTTATTATCAACCAAGAGTTGATCTTCAAACCGGTGCAGTGGTTGGCGCTGAAGCACTCATGCGCTGGCACCATCCCAGCCATGGGCTTATTATGCCTACAGATTTCATCCCTCTCTCCGAAAAAACAGGCCAAATAGTACCGATGGGGTTTTGGGCAATCCAACAAGCAGGGCGGGACTTAAAAACGCTGGAGAAAGCAGGGTGCTACCTAGATAAATTAGGGATCAACTTATCGTTTCGCCAATTTCAAAATGATTACCTAGCACGCACCATCCAGCGCATTATTGCTCGCGATAATATTGATACCCAAGTTCTTGAATTTGAACTAACCGAATCATCTCTGTTTAGTAATGATGAACATGTTCGTCACAGCATCGAAGAGCTGTGCAAAACAGGGATTGAGTTCTCGCTAGATGACTTTGGAACAGGCTATTCCTCTTTTGCTTTACTGCAAAAACTACCGGTTAGTACACTTAAAATCGATCGCTCCTTTATTGCCAACTTGCCGCATAATAACGATGATGTAGAAATAGTCCGCGCGATAATTTCCTTAGCGCACAACTTAAGCATGACGGTTATTGCCGAAGGCGTTGAAACCAAAGAACAGCTCGATTGTTTAAAGGCTCATCAATGCGATCAGGTTCAAGGTTTCTACTACAGCCAACCGGTAACACTGCCTCACCTAATCTCTATGATTAACGGCCGTTCGATAGCCCTTCTCTAAAGCCAAGCGCCTCCATAATGGCTGGCCGTCCCACTGCAACATCGCCTTTTAAATCCGCAATAGTTCGCGCCACTTTCAATACACGATGGCATGCACGCGCCGACAAACCGAACCGACCGGCAGCTCCAGCTAATGTATCCCGTGAGCTGTCGGATAAATCGCAAATGGCATCCAGCTGCTTAGCTTCCAATACATTATTACGACACCCCTGGCGCTCGTACTGACGAGCCAACGCTTGCGAAACCCTTTCAGCCACCTGTGCACTGGACTCTGATGGCTGTCCATCCAAACGCAACAAGGTGTCAGCCGGCAACGCAGCGACATTCACAAACAAGTCGATACGGTCTAGCAACGGTCCAGATAGTTTGTCTTGATAACGTCTGACTTGATCCGGTGTGCATCGACATCGTCCGGATGGATCACCGGCATAGCCGCAGGGGCAGGGATTCATTGCGCCAATTAACTGAAAACGTGCGGGGAACTCTGTTTGACGGGAGGCTCTAGAGATTAAAATTTGGCCTGTTTCTAAAGGCTCACGCATAACTTCTAGCACCTTGCGTGAAAACTCGGGCATTTCATCCAAGAAAAGAACCCCTTGATGCGCAAGCGATATTTCCCCCGGGCGTGGATGGCTACCGCCCCCAACGAGCGCCGCTGGTGATGCCGTATGGTGTGGCGCTCTAAAGGGACGCACCCCTTGGCAAATATTATCCACAGGCAGCCCAGCAACCGAATAAATGGCGGCAGCTTCTAAGCGCTCATCTTCATTTAATGTAGGCAACAAGCTTGGTAAGCGCGCCGCCAGCATACTTTTACCACTTCCCGGCACACCGCTCATTAATAGATTATGTCCACCCGCCGCCGCTATTTCTAAAGCTCGCTTTGCCTGCACTTGCCCTTTCACATCACTCAGGTCGTGTCGTTGAATTGAATGTAAAGGCATTTCAACTTGAGGTTCCACGGCCTCTAGCTTTTTTTGTCCAGAGAAAGCGGCACAGACATCCAAAAGATGATCGGCTACACGAACTTTTAACTCGCGAACCAAGCGGGCTTCTTGTCGATTTTCATTAGGGATCAGTAAAGCACGTCCTGCTTTTTTACACGCAACGGCCGCTGGTAATACGCCGGTCACAGCACGTAAATCACCCGATAACGCCAGCTCACCGAGTAATTCAACCTTGTGCAGATTGTCTGTCGGTATCTGTCCCGAAGCAGCCAAGATACCAACTGCAATAGCAAGGTCGAACCGCCCCCCATCTTTAGGTAAATCGGCAGGCGCCAAATTTATAGTAATTCGTCGTTGGGGGAACTCATATCCAGCATTGAGAATAGCGCTACGCACACGCTCTCGGCTCTCACGAACGGCCGCTTCTGGCAAACCAACCAAGTTAAGCGCTGGCAACCCAGGCGACATATGAGTTTCAACGGTGACCGCTGGGGCAACAACGCCCAACTGAGCACGGGTATGAACAATAGCTAGGGACATACATCCTTCCTTGGACGTAACAACAATAGAATCAAGACGATAGCAGAAAACAACCGCCGGGTTCAAATACTCGCCTTTATGCTCATCCTATCCAATGGCAAGAAATGCAGCCTACGCTGTCACATATTCTCAAGGATAAGTTGTTCTTGGAGCATTTCGCTACTTAATAGGCGCCCGAAATAATCACCCTGCATATAGCTAACCCCTTGGTGAGTGAGCTGCATGCGCAACCCCGCTGACTGAACCCCCTCTGCCCCTAACGGAATGTCCAAATCCGCGGCTATATCCGCTATTTTTTCAAGCTGACGCCGGCGAGCCAAATTGGAGACCATGTCTTCAACAAGCTCTGCATCTAGCTTTAATAAGGATGGCTCCAGCTCTTTCAGTTGTTGAATGGGAGGTAAGTAATCACTCAAGCGGTTTAGTGCTATGCGATAACCCAGTGCCTCAATATCGAACAAAACGCCTTCATGGTCGCGGGTTTCTATCGCATCAAACTCGATTATCACATGAGTACGTAACGATTTTGGGAGATGGATACGTTGCGCCATAAACTCAATAAAGCCTGGCAACTCAACAATTTCAGCTCCCAGCGTGATAACCACCCCCTGAAACTTCGTGTGTTGAGCCAAACGGGCTAATGGTAGCTCTAACTGTCCAAACAGCCATGTTAAGTACGTTTGCCACCCACCTTCACCTTCAAAGAAAGGGGCCAATAACGATTCATTACTACCCAAGCAAGGTACACCTTTAAACAAAGGAGTTAACTGGGCTACTTCTATACGGTGGCTACTAACGCCATAAACGGGGCGAAAGCCTATCGCCATTTGCTCATAATCAGGTTTTATCAACCGAGCAAAATCATCGACGGTCAGTGCTTTGCGCTGGCGAGTCGGATCGTACAAGCGCACACCTGCACCCTGACTTCGCTGAGCGGTTTTCAGCGCTTGACTCACGGCGCCCATCAGCTCTCCAGCATCATTTGCTTGCAATGGAGCGAGGGCAATACCGACAGCCGTAGACAGGTGTATTTCGCGACGATCAACACGAACCGCATACGCCAGCAGCTCGTTTAAGCGATTTGCCACCCGTAAGGCCTCCTCAGCACAACCGACATGACGCAACTGAATCAATAATCGGTCATTACGAATTCGGTATAATGTGTCATAACGACGCAGCCCAACTTGGATACGCTCGGCCACATCACTCATGACTTGCTCGGCCGCCTGTTCGCCTAACGTTTCTTGCAGCCAGTTAAAGCGCTCCACCGATAGTTTGACCAATGCGATATGCTCATTATCCAACCGAGCCTGAGAGATCACATAATCTAACGATGTCTTCAAACGAGGCACTTGCTCGGTATCGTTTAAATCACCTAGCGAATAATGCCCAGTTTGGTATATCGGTTCGGCAACCATCAGCCAATGATCACCCTGAGGCGTACATATCAAGCGACAGCTTAACGAAACCGCAGGGGTTACTGGTAGGATGATAGGCTCACTTAACTCACCGAGTCCTTCCTCTGCCCCCCGCTCCATCATAGAGAGGATCTCAGCCGCTTGATCTGGATGAATATCGGCTACCGCTTTCCCTTCTATTTCATCACGGGTGCGCGACAACATGTGGGCAAAAGCATCATTAACTCGTGCGTACAACCCCGGGCTTTGCAGCCATGCAAGTAATTTTGCCATTTCAGCCTCTGCGCTATTCTTTCGTCTACCGTATTTCTGTTACCTAGCAGCGCCTGGGATTATTTCTCCGTACTTGTGTCGCTGCCGCTCTCTAGCTGGGCTTGTATTTCAGCTACCACCTTTTCTAAAGCATCAACTTTTTCGCGTGTACGCGCAAGCACCGCTGATTGCGCATCAAACTCTTCACGCGTTACTAAGTCCATTTTTGATAAGGCTGACTGTAATAGTGCACGCATCTGCTGCTGCCCCGGCAATTCTGCACCATTATTGAACGTGTTTAGCATTTGGCTAAACTGGGATGAGAGGTTATCTATTAGCTTTTCATTCATAAGAACTCCTAATTTATCTTGTATTTATAAAATACTTTGAGCAAATCCATGATAGCTCAATTACGGCTGCCTGAACCCAACATTTTCAGCTCACTGCAAACAAGCATCATATTGGTGCGCGCACAAAAATCGAGCACTGCTTTGCATCGTTTTTCACCTAAGCAACTCTCAGGAAACCGAACAAAACCACTTAAGCTATTGATTTTTAACAACAAAAAATTATAGGTATAGCTTTTGCTTTGTAAGACTCAACCGTTTCGAGTCACCAGACCAGAAACGGGCTGGTGATACGAGAAAACAGTTTATAAAAGGGAGACGACCCATGAAACTCATTTCGGCAATTATCAAGCCATTCAAGTTGGATGATGTGCGCGAAGCACTGTCTGAAATCGGTGTGCAGGGTATTACAGTGACAGAAGTTAAAGGCTTCGGTCGCCAGAAAGGTCACACAGAACTGTACCGCGGTGCAGAATACGTTGTGGATTTTCTACCAAAAGTACGTGTTGACGCAGCCGTAGCTGATGATATCGCTGATCAAGTGGTTGACGCTATCAGCCAAGCTGCTCAAACCGGAAAAATTGGCGATGGCAAAATTTTCGTTATGCCGCTTGAACAAGTCGTACGAATTCGTACCGGCGAAACTGGCGATGACGCACTGTAAATAACGACAAATATTAGATCGAGCCTATCGGAGGGCAATCGAGATGGAAGAGCTTTTAAACTCAACGGCGGGGGACTTAACCCAGCTGAAGTATGCAGTAGATACTTTCTACTTCTTGATTTGTGGCGCGTTGGTCATGTGGATGGCGGCGGGCTTCGCTATGCTAGAAGCAGGCCTTGTTCGTGCTAAAAACACAACTGAAATCCTGACCAAAAACGTAGCCCTATACGCTATTGCTTGTACTATGTACTTGCTGTGCGGTTACTACATTATGTACAGCTCAGACGCGGGTGGCATTATGCCAAACTTTGGCGGTCTGATCGGTGACGAAAACACGGCTGAAGCCGTTTTAAGT of Neptunomonas phycophila contains these proteins:
- a CDS encoding putative bifunctional diguanylate cyclase/phosphodiesterase yields the protein MRYSHTLPIKVLVYCPDSSATAHLTSLLQSPTIHTQIVQSLTAVRRSLIQDSVNLLLIYDTPDNALADGAFFYQEIIDSAKPVVLVQPSISHHDGQRLLEASFADYISLNGLTQEALMRSFRLLTQAHIKEAEIHYLKETDWLTRVQNRTSFYNTLTKLINNQQVKGGATALVTVDIDNFHGFNQRMGNAAGDSIIRSLCHRLLICALNNPVYRIGGDEFAIILDVNDKTQTTAEIQKLISSLIDTLRPAFQLHGEEHILGVSIGVSVAPKHGKNPDTLLNHANQARARAKHKHGCSYSIYEPKKDPKPVFDGLIESDLWAALKYEQFALYYQPRVDLQTGAVVGAEALMRWHHPSHGLIMPTDFIPLSEKTGQIVPMGFWAIQQAGRDLKTLEKAGCYLDKLGINLSFRQFQNDYLARTIQRIIARDNIDTQVLEFELTESSLFSNDEHVRHSIEELCKTGIEFSLDDFGTGYSSFALLQKLPVSTLKIDRSFIANLPHNNDDVEIVRAIISLAHNLSMTVIAEGVETKEQLDCLKAHQCDQVQGFYYSQPVTLPHLISMINGRSIALL
- a CDS encoding YifB family Mg chelatase-like AAA ATPase, translating into MSLAIVHTRAQLGVVAPAVTVETHMSPGLPALNLVGLPEAAVRESRERVRSAILNAGYEFPQRRITINLAPADLPKDGGRFDLAIAVGILAASGQIPTDNLHKVELLGELALSGDLRAVTGVLPAAVACKKAGRALLIPNENRQEARLVRELKVRVADHLLDVCAAFSGQKKLEAVEPQVEMPLHSIQRHDLSDVKGQVQAKRALEIAAAGGHNLLMSGVPGSGKSMLAARLPSLLPTLNEDERLEAAAIYSVAGLPVDNICQGVRPFRAPHHTASPAALVGGGSHPRPGEISLAHQGVLFLDEMPEFSRKVLEVMREPLETGQILISRASRQTEFPARFQLIGAMNPCPCGYAGDPSGRCRCTPDQVRRYQDKLSGPLLDRIDLFVNVAALPADTLLRLDGQPSESSAQVAERVSQALARQYERQGCRNNVLEAKQLDAICDLSDSSRDTLAGAAGRFGLSARACHRVLKVARTIADLKGDVAVGRPAIMEALGFREGLSNGR
- a CDS encoding diguanylate cyclase domain-containing protein is translated as MAKLLAWLQSPGLYARVNDAFAHMLSRTRDEIEGKAVADIHPDQAAEILSMMERGAEEGLGELSEPIILPVTPAVSLSCRLICTPQGDHWLMVAEPIYQTGHYSLGDLNDTEQVPRLKTSLDYVISQARLDNEHIALVKLSVERFNWLQETLGEQAAEQVMSDVAERIQVGLRRYDTLYRIRNDRLLIQLRHVGCAEEALRVANRLNELLAYAVRVDRREIHLSTAVGIALAPLQANDAGELMGAVSQALKTAQRSQGAGVRLYDPTRQRKALTVDDFARLIKPDYEQMAIGFRPVYGVSSHRIEVAQLTPLFKGVPCLGSNESLLAPFFEGEGGWQTYLTWLFGQLELPLARLAQHTKFQGVVITLGAEIVELPGFIEFMAQRIHLPKSLRTHVIIEFDAIETRDHEGVLFDIEALGYRIALNRLSDYLPPIQQLKELEPSLLKLDAELVEDMVSNLARRRQLEKIADIAADLDIPLGAEGVQSAGLRMQLTHQGVSYMQGDYFGRLLSSEMLQEQLILENM
- a CDS encoding accessory factor UbiK family protein → MNEKLIDNLSSQFSQMLNTFNNGAELPGQQQMRALLQSALSKMDLVTREEFDAQSAVLARTREKVDALEKVVAEIQAQLESGSDTSTEK
- the glnK gene encoding P-II family nitrogen regulator: MKLISAIIKPFKLDDVREALSEIGVQGITVTEVKGFGRQKGHTELYRGAEYVVDFLPKVRVDAAVADDIADQVVDAISQAAQTGKIGDGKIFVMPLEQVVRIRTGETGDDAL